The Phalacrocorax carbo chromosome 2, bPhaCar2.1, whole genome shotgun sequence region gaaagggtggtcaggcattggaacaggctgcccagagaggtggtggaatcaccatccctggaggtgttcaaaaaatgtgtagacgtggcatttcaggatatggtttaggaggcctgggggtgttgggttggcagttggacctgatgatcttagaagtcttttccaaccttcatgattctatgactcCGTTGCTGGGTGCCCCTGCCGCTGGTTTTCATTGCGGGTCCAGGCAGGAGCGAGGCTGCGTCCCTAGTCCAAAACGGCAGATGCACACAAACAGGCGGgcgcacatgcacacacacacacacacacacacacacacacgagaACAGAGAGCAAGCAGCGCTTTCGGCAGCACACACCTACCCAGCAAACGCGCTCACATAAATCGAACGACACAGCCCCATCTTGTCCCTCACCTCCCGCAAACAGGACTGCGGCTCACTGGCGAGACACGCAGGCCCCTGCACTCTCCAGCTTCACAAGACCACCACGCTCCTGGAGCCTTCAAACATTGCCACGGGGTTTAAGTTCATCTAAAAGCCATACCCAGACCCTGAGCCCCCTTACCCTGCCCCTGGCTCATAGCTCGCCTCTTTCCaggtgctgcttttcctcctaCTTGCCAGCTTGTCCAGCTTGAAGCTTGCTAGCGAGCAGTGCTGGTGAGGTTTGCCCGCACAGCGGGATCACCACGGCACCTGGCTCTAAACACGTTGGCCTGCCCACGGCTGGCTCCCGATAACACACATCCAcacacacagcacagaaagcaaggCCAAGCAGAAAATGATCAGAGGAAGGGTTTAATGAGAAGCTGGGTAGACGGCAGTGGTGTGGCACAGGACTGGCAGACAAGAGCGCTGCTTCCATGAGACCCTCCCCGTTTACCCACCCTCCCAATCTTCTCACACCCGCCTTgactccttccttcctctgcgCCTGTCTCTTCCCAAACGACACGCCCCCAAGTGCTTTTCCCCCATCAGCCCCAGTTTTGCCGCATCCCTACCCAAAACTGGCATTTCTGCTGACGTTACCCGGCTCCCCTCAGCCTAGCACGGCATTACTGACACACCACAGGGGCCTTGCAAGGTGCCCCCAATCCTCCCTTCAGCTGTACGTGAGGTTTGACCATCTTCCCCTTAAATGTCAGCAAAGTCTGCCCACCTTCACTGCAGCCATCGGTCATTTCTGTCAGCTTCTCGCTCCACTACTTGTGTTCAGCAGTTTCTCATAGCATGACCAGCGGTTTCTCACCGTCTTTTCAGTGAGCTAAACCTCAGGGCAGGGCCTGGACATCTGCCTGCATAACACAGGAAGATgtgtttcaaagacaaaaacaaagaaagagaagtgcAGACACCCCAGATTATCCCAGCTGCAGTACGCGGCGGCGCTAAGGAGACGTTCCCGAGAAACAGGTAGGGTGCGACGACCCACCGCAGCCAAACGTCTGGTTCCAGGTTTCGTACAGCTCCAGGTCCTTTGAGGAGACGCTGGGCCGCACCGTTCTGAAGGCACTCTCAAAGTCCAGAAAAGCAATAGGCCGCACTTGCTCTGGTGCGATGGTTGCAATGTCCGTCGCCTGGAGGCTGCGGATAGGGCCCAGAGAGGCTTCTCGGCAGAGCTGTGCCATGTCTGCCCCAGAAAATCCATTCGATTTCTTAACTATGACGTCCAGCTCCCCTTCACTTAGAGAGCAGTGCTCCTTTGACATTAGGCGGGTAACGATCTGCTTCCTGGCCGAGGCTTCTGGAAGAGGGATGTACAGTCTCTTCACTAGTCTCCTCCGGGCAGCTTCGTCGATCTCCTGGGGCCGATTCGTTGCTCCGACCACTAGAATACGATCTTCAGAGGAGGTTGCTGCCCCATCTAACTGGACCAGAAATTCCGTTTTTATCCGTCTCGACGACTCGTGCTCCCCATCTCCACGCTGGGACAACAGCGAGTCGATTTCATCGATGAAAATCACTGCTGGCTGCTGACATCGTGCCACAGCGAACAGCGCACGGACCATCTTTTCCCCCTCGCCTACCCACTTGGAAGTCAGAGAGGAGGCGCTGATGCTAAAAAAAGTCGCTCCCGACTGGCACGCGATGCACTTGCCTATAAGAGTCTTGCCAGTCCCAGGGGGCCCAAAGAGAAGAATTCCTTTTGGAGGACCACGTAACCCGGTGAAGATGTCTGGCCTCAGCATGGGCCAGACCACTATTTCTTTGATGGTAGCTTTAGCAAACTCAACCCCGGCAATGTCGTCCCAGCTGACAGGAGGCCCGTGGTCCATGATCTCATGCATGATGAGTTCAACCATTTTTGGCTCTATGTTTCTCAGCCGCTCATCTACAAGCGGCGGCGGATCCGCCGGCCCTCTCGCATGAGGTTTACACTGCGCTTCTCCGTTCTCATTCCCGTCCTGTTTTGGAACCGGAGGAACAAACTTGCCAAACGGACCCCGAGATCTGCCTGCGCCCAGGGACTTCTT contains the following coding sequences:
- the FIGNL1 gene encoding fidgetin-like protein 1, translating into METPGRSALHLSDWQKSYFAVTSGACTPGQKADEYRAQILRVQYAWANSEISQACATNLFRKYAEKYSAIIDSDNIETGLNNYAENILTLAKCRQNDSDKWQSALTTDNVFGLKRVQERMQAGKNFRSSGVAPADACAPADKGLGASAAPGLPQLGVPSGAGETELCAGPAKCAGRGPDLLGQPSPAESPQSGVPAATETSAARPATSASFKEQLPTGFQATPLFGSKEAARGSSLKPSSSCRDGRHLSLPGQSATPAWSASSGKRRAFYGLADEGSAVAPSLAPCQASVGTETSSLSGSRNRDEESSVPGFRTAKEQLWVDQQKKSQHLPQRAPVASYGGVKKSLGAGRSRGPFGKFVPPVPKQDGNENGEAQCKPHARGPADPPPLVDERLRNIEPKMVELIMHEIMDHGPPVSWDDIAGVEFAKATIKEIVVWPMLRPDIFTGLRGPPKGILLFGPPGTGKTLIGKCIACQSGATFFSISASSLTSKWVGEGEKMVRALFAVARCQQPAVIFIDEIDSLLSQRGDGEHESSRRIKTEFLVQLDGAATSSEDRILVVGATNRPQEIDEAARRRLVKRLYIPLPEASARKQIVTRLMSKEHCSLSEGELDVIVKKSNGFSGADMAQLCREASLGPIRSLQATDIATIAPEQVRPIAFLDFESAFRTVRPSVSSKDLELYETWNQTFGCGGSSHPTCFSGTSP